One genomic segment of Rubripirellula tenax includes these proteins:
- a CDS encoding 4Fe-4S dicluster domain-containing protein, with product MISATRTATTTVVISRGQSRNPEKRGIEQAIADSVGALDGVDVLVIPHLYDLPKSSESYQKLSDIEGDLVVASWIYGRAAHWVLDRNGIGGQYGEVLLGQSSDDDTGDEQSDAPESEGADGGPVDRVTDLHPRPNRNIHCIDLKVSNNANDFIAEIRRIVGVEDNPRETSLPIIGGKIVQVDETTSRRWYPVIDFSRCTNCMECVDFCLFGVYGVDYGENILVEQPDNCRKGCPACSRVCPENAIIFPQHKAPAIAGAEVEGEEGFKIDLSVLFGAPATGDDPIATAARERDEQLLLSGRDAVGIDDQLSKRQAAMKAQPKDSLDRLIDSLDSFDL from the coding sequence ATGATTTCCGCCACTCGCACTGCCACCACCACTGTCGTCATTTCGCGAGGCCAATCGCGGAATCCGGAAAAGCGTGGAATCGAGCAAGCGATCGCGGACTCGGTTGGCGCGTTGGACGGCGTCGATGTGCTGGTGATTCCGCACCTGTATGATTTGCCCAAGTCGAGCGAGTCGTACCAAAAGCTGAGCGATATCGAAGGCGACTTGGTGGTCGCGTCGTGGATCTACGGTCGGGCCGCTCACTGGGTGCTCGATCGCAACGGAATCGGCGGCCAGTATGGCGAAGTGCTGCTAGGCCAATCAAGCGATGACGACACTGGTGATGAACAATCCGATGCACCGGAGTCCGAAGGCGCAGACGGCGGACCGGTGGATCGGGTAACTGATTTGCACCCGCGGCCGAACCGCAACATACACTGCATCGACCTGAAGGTCTCGAACAACGCGAATGACTTCATTGCCGAGATCCGCCGGATCGTAGGCGTGGAAGATAACCCGCGTGAAACTTCGTTGCCGATCATTGGTGGCAAGATCGTGCAAGTCGACGAGACGACTTCGCGGCGGTGGTATCCGGTCATCGACTTCAGCCGATGCACCAATTGTATGGAGTGCGTCGACTTCTGTTTGTTTGGCGTCTACGGCGTTGATTACGGTGAAAATATCCTGGTCGAACAGCCCGACAATTGCCGCAAGGGCTGTCCGGCATGCAGTCGCGTTTGTCCTGAGAATGCCATCATTTTTCCCCAGCACAAAGCGCCGGCGATCGCCGGAGCCGAGGTCGAGGGCGAAGAGGGATTCAAAATCGACTTGTCCGTGTTGTTTGGTGCCCCGGCAACCGGCGACGATCCGATCGCCACGGCGGCGCGCGAGCGGGACGAGCAGCTTTTGTTGTCCGGTCGTGACGCCGTTGGCATCGACGACCAGCTTTCCAAACGCCAAGCTGCGATGAAGGCACAACCGAAGGATTCGCTCGATCGTCTGATCGATTCGCTTGACTCGTTCGATCTTTAG
- a CDS encoding APC family permease: MSRATGRIGLVSATTLVAASMIGVGVYTTSGFTLAALGSPQRVVAAWLVGGFIAICGAIGYANLVSRFAESGGEYLFLSRTLHPVAGVMAGWVSMLAGFTGAIAVAALGLEEYLTPMLSDQVASLPGGTVAITSVVAAAVLHAIGVRSASRIQDAIVIVKLALIAALVVFALPSIRPGDAASIVVDTPMHWLDFSGQLVWISFSYAGFNAAVYIAGEVDEPSVNVPRALVGGTVMVTIVYIVLNTIFVYSAPISVITDGDNISQVAATAAMSLGGDRFAMMVRAVIVVSLLTSVSAMVMTGPRVYSKMADDGFLPPFLRFTDRPPVAAIALQAVLAIIAISVSTLPQLLGYLGLTLSVCSALTVAMLLVLRIRGTIERLPMYGIPPAIYVAATLGIAVMYAINKPEQAIAAILTLVVGIGFYAIKR, from the coding sequence GTGAGCCGCGCGACGGGCCGCATCGGACTCGTCTCGGCGACCACCTTGGTCGCCGCCAGCATGATCGGAGTTGGCGTCTATACCACTAGTGGCTTCACGCTCGCGGCGCTCGGTTCACCCCAACGCGTCGTCGCGGCATGGTTGGTCGGCGGATTCATCGCCATCTGCGGCGCGATCGGATACGCCAACCTGGTGTCGCGGTTTGCCGAATCGGGCGGCGAGTATCTGTTTCTGTCGCGGACCTTGCATCCGGTCGCCGGCGTGATGGCCGGATGGGTATCGATGTTGGCCGGATTCACCGGCGCAATCGCGGTCGCGGCGTTGGGTTTGGAAGAGTATCTGACCCCGATGCTGAGTGATCAAGTCGCGTCGCTGCCGGGCGGCACCGTTGCGATCACTTCCGTTGTTGCAGCCGCCGTCTTGCATGCCATCGGCGTTCGCAGTGCGTCGCGGATTCAAGATGCCATCGTGATCGTGAAGCTGGCCTTGATCGCGGCCTTGGTCGTGTTTGCATTGCCGTCCATTCGTCCGGGCGACGCCGCTTCGATCGTTGTCGATACTCCGATGCATTGGCTTGACTTTTCCGGCCAATTGGTGTGGATTTCGTTCAGCTATGCCGGATTCAACGCAGCAGTTTACATCGCGGGCGAAGTCGACGAACCAAGCGTCAACGTGCCACGGGCGTTGGTCGGTGGAACGGTGATGGTCACGATCGTTTACATAGTTTTGAACACGATCTTTGTCTACTCGGCGCCGATTTCGGTCATCACCGACGGCGATAATATCTCGCAAGTCGCAGCAACTGCCGCCATGTCACTCGGTGGCGACCGTTTTGCGATGATGGTCCGCGCGGTTATCGTCGTTTCGCTGCTGACCAGTGTGTCGGCGATGGTAATGACGGGGCCTCGCGTGTATTCCAAGATGGCGGACGACGGCTTCCTGCCACCGTTTTTGCGATTCACCGACCGTCCTCCCGTCGCGGCGATCGCCCTGCAAGCGGTGCTTGCGATCATTGCGATTTCGGTTTCGACGTTGCCCCAGTTGCTCGGTTACCTCGGTCTGACGCTTTCGGTCTGCTCGGCGTTGACGGTCGCCATGCTGTTGGTACTGCGAATCCGTGGCACGATCGAACGATTGCCCATGTACGGTATCCCACCGGCGATCTACGTCGCCGCAACGCTTGGTATCGCAGTCATGTACGCGATCAACAAACCCGAACAAGCCATCGCGGCGATATTGACACTGGTTGTCGGCATCGGCTTCTACGCAATCAAGCGATAG
- the purL gene encoding phosphoribosylformylglycinamidine synthase subunit PurL: MPLWQIDIYPAENQVDREAIRTSEEIAELGLGQNVSVAFARGFLVQGNFAEDEAMRLAGTLLSDSITEHSVVAIAGDDVLNEPPGEQTVQVNVMPKPGVMDPVAASTLGAARDAGFAVDAVRTMRKYWIGEVEDASLDAICRRALSNDAIEQVVVGPLAMDKLDVGSPGEFELVTIPIRELSDEGLAKLSKDGQLYLTLVEMQTIRAHFVKIGRDPTDIELESVAQTWSEHCSHKTLAGRIAYQGPGYEGHGADGEPMADKRQYENMLKETIFAATQQIRKTLGDNDWCVSVFKDNAGVVTFDDEYHVCFKVETHNHPSALEPYGGANTGIGGVIRDPMGTGMGAKPICNTDVFCFAPPDTPVDSLPPGVLHPRRVMKGVVSGVRDYGNRMGIPTVNGAVYFDKRYLGNPLVYCGNAGLIPVGMEDKEVKPDDLIVAIGGRTGRDGIHGATFSSAELTSESESLSGGAVQIGNAITEKMVLDVLIQARDRGLFNAVTDCGAGGFSSAVGEMGEHLGAEVWLDKAPLKYDGLTYTEIWISEAQERMVFAVPQDKWDELRQLCESEGVEAAAIGRFVPTGRLLLTYQGHTVGDVSMQFLHDGRPPIIRDAVYTPPQTQPLSVPAMSPDDHRAALLAIMGSLNVASKQWVIRQYDHEVQGGSVVKPLVGPLCDGPGDAAVVRPRMQSRRGLVLSCGMNPHYGDFDTYHMAASAIDEAMRNAVAVGADPSKIAILDNFCWGYTDRAETLGSLVRAAIACQDMAVTLGTPFVSGKDSLNNEFSYFESDGTKQTISIPPSLLISAMGQIDDIGKAVTMDAKEVGNVVFLVGETKSELGGSHLSLVRGLTGGQVPTVNADMAKATFAAMHAAIMLGQVRACHDLSEGGLAVSATEMAMAGTWGMKIDIAAVCGGNLSASEVLFSESNTRFLVEVSAEAAGDFQALLAKSSVPVARLGTIEADERLVVTNGADVVLDVSTADAKQAWQKPLAW; encoded by the coding sequence ATGCCGCTTTGGCAAATCGATATTTATCCGGCCGAGAACCAAGTCGACCGTGAAGCGATCCGCACCAGCGAAGAGATCGCCGAGCTCGGCTTGGGACAGAATGTTTCCGTTGCCTTCGCGCGAGGATTCTTGGTGCAAGGGAACTTTGCCGAAGACGAAGCGATGCGTCTGGCCGGCACGTTGTTGTCCGATTCGATCACCGAGCATTCGGTCGTTGCGATCGCGGGCGACGATGTGCTAAACGAACCGCCCGGTGAGCAAACTGTTCAAGTCAACGTGATGCCCAAACCGGGCGTGATGGATCCGGTCGCGGCCAGCACGTTGGGCGCGGCACGCGACGCGGGCTTTGCCGTCGACGCGGTTCGCACGATGCGGAAGTATTGGATCGGCGAAGTCGAAGACGCTTCGTTGGATGCGATTTGTCGCCGCGCGCTATCCAACGACGCGATCGAACAAGTCGTTGTCGGTCCGCTTGCGATGGACAAGTTGGACGTCGGGTCGCCGGGCGAGTTTGAGTTGGTGACGATTCCGATTCGCGAACTCAGCGACGAAGGGCTGGCGAAGTTATCCAAAGACGGCCAACTGTATTTGACTCTGGTCGAAATGCAGACGATCCGCGCGCACTTCGTCAAGATCGGCCGCGACCCGACCGACATCGAACTCGAATCGGTTGCTCAGACTTGGTCGGAACACTGTAGCCACAAAACGCTGGCCGGCCGGATCGCCTACCAGGGTCCAGGGTATGAAGGACACGGCGCCGACGGCGAACCGATGGCGGATAAACGTCAGTATGAAAACATGCTGAAGGAAACCATCTTCGCCGCCACGCAGCAGATTCGCAAAACACTCGGCGACAATGACTGGTGTGTCAGCGTGTTCAAGGACAACGCAGGCGTCGTCACGTTCGATGACGAGTACCACGTGTGCTTCAAGGTTGAAACGCACAACCACCCATCGGCGTTGGAACCCTACGGCGGTGCCAACACGGGCATCGGTGGTGTGATCCGCGACCCCATGGGTACCGGCATGGGCGCGAAACCGATTTGCAATACCGACGTGTTTTGTTTCGCGCCGCCGGACACTCCCGTCGATTCGCTGCCGCCGGGAGTGCTGCATCCGCGCCGCGTGATGAAGGGCGTCGTGTCGGGGGTTCGCGACTACGGCAACCGAATGGGGATCCCCACGGTCAACGGCGCGGTCTATTTCGACAAACGATACCTGGGCAACCCGCTGGTGTACTGCGGCAACGCGGGGCTGATCCCGGTCGGGATGGAAGACAAAGAAGTCAAGCCAGACGACTTGATCGTCGCGATCGGCGGACGTACCGGGCGTGACGGCATTCACGGTGCAACCTTCAGCTCGGCCGAACTGACCAGCGAATCGGAATCATTGTCCGGCGGCGCGGTTCAGATTGGTAACGCGATCACCGAAAAGATGGTTCTGGACGTTTTGATCCAAGCTCGCGATCGCGGCTTGTTCAACGCCGTGACGGATTGCGGTGCGGGCGGGTTCAGTAGCGCGGTCGGCGAGATGGGCGAACACTTGGGCGCCGAAGTTTGGCTGGACAAGGCACCGCTGAAGTACGACGGTTTGACGTATACCGAGATTTGGATTTCGGAAGCTCAAGAGCGCATGGTGTTCGCGGTCCCGCAAGACAAATGGGACGAATTGCGCCAGCTTTGCGAGAGCGAAGGTGTGGAAGCGGCGGCGATCGGACGCTTCGTGCCGACGGGGCGGTTGCTGCTGACCTATCAAGGCCACACGGTCGGAGATGTATCGATGCAGTTCTTGCACGATGGTCGCCCGCCGATCATTCGCGATGCGGTCTATACGCCGCCGCAAACACAACCGCTTTCTGTTCCCGCGATGAGTCCCGACGATCATCGTGCCGCGCTGCTTGCGATCATGGGCAGCCTGAACGTGGCCAGCAAGCAATGGGTGATCCGACAATACGACCACGAAGTCCAAGGCGGCAGCGTCGTGAAACCGTTGGTCGGTCCGCTGTGCGACGGCCCCGGCGATGCGGCGGTCGTTCGTCCACGGATGCAGTCGCGTCGTGGGCTGGTTTTGTCGTGTGGTATGAACCCGCACTACGGCGATTTCGATACTTACCATATGGCCGCATCCGCGATCGACGAAGCGATGCGAAACGCGGTAGCCGTCGGTGCCGATCCGTCAAAGATCGCCATCTTGGACAACTTTTGCTGGGGTTACACCGACCGCGCCGAAACGCTGGGGTCGTTGGTACGTGCGGCGATCGCATGCCAAGACATGGCGGTGACGTTGGGGACTCCGTTCGTTAGCGGCAAGGATTCGCTGAACAACGAATTCAGTTACTTCGAAAGCGACGGAACCAAGCAAACGATTTCGATTCCGCCGAGCTTGTTGATCAGCGCGATGGGCCAGATCGATGACATCGGCAAGGCGGTCACGATGGATGCCAAAGAAGTCGGTAACGTCGTGTTCTTGGTCGGTGAAACCAAGTCGGAACTGGGCGGATCGCATTTGTCCTTGGTTCGTGGTTTGACGGGCGGACAAGTGCCAACGGTGAACGCCGACATGGCAAAGGCAACGTTCGCGGCGATGCACGCGGCGATCATGTTGGGCCAGGTCCGTGCGTGTCATGACTTGAGCGAAGGTGGGCTGGCAGTTTCAGCAACCGAGATGGCGATGGCGGGAACGTGGGGGATGAAGATCGATATCGCGGCGGTTTGCGGCGGCAATTTGTCGGCATCCGAAGTTCTATTTAGCGAGTCGAACACGCGGTTCTTGGTCGAAGTTTCGGCCGAGGCCGCCGGTGATTTCCAAGCGTTGTTGGCGAAAAGCTCGGTTCCGGTTGCCCGGTTAGGTACAATCGAGGCCGACGAACGATTGGTCGTCACCAACGGCGCCGATGTGGTGCTGGATGTCTCGACCGCCGACGCCAAACAAGCCTGGCAAAAACCGCTCGCTTGGTAG
- a CDS encoding DNA integrity scanning protein DisA nucleotide-binding domain protein, producing the protein MAPHVATQRLTKHNAAMVEAAIALLKARNADALLVLLDGSTDWKRIAEMAAGTDKPVIVAVDSSEDLEGAAEAGLKPLALNKEKAPLLERLQHAILEAAADEFIRTNGEVVAVYSGFHQGRLDSISHLQLDERMRRLTTRDLQMLESRVPLPTIKAVIDLAAQIGREGREGKPVGTLFVVGDTRKVLEHSNDSGVDPFRGYNRTFRNLLDAKVQDDAKEIAQLDGAFVVGSDGVIERSRQMLEVSHEDLTMTKGLGARHWAAAAVTRKTKAISVVVSQSTGTVRLYQDGNLVMRIEPMEKAVTWQEFAFEPPSSSHQPES; encoded by the coding sequence ATGGCTCCCCACGTGGCGACGCAACGACTAACCAAACACAACGCGGCCATGGTCGAGGCGGCGATCGCATTATTGAAAGCCCGCAACGCCGACGCCCTGTTGGTGCTGCTGGACGGATCGACCGACTGGAAACGCATCGCCGAAATGGCGGCCGGGACCGACAAACCCGTGATTGTGGCCGTCGACAGCTCGGAAGACCTTGAGGGAGCGGCCGAAGCCGGGCTGAAGCCGCTTGCGCTCAACAAAGAAAAAGCACCGCTGCTGGAACGATTGCAGCATGCGATTCTAGAGGCCGCCGCCGATGAGTTCATTCGGACCAATGGCGAAGTCGTGGCCGTCTACAGCGGGTTCCACCAGGGCCGACTCGATTCAATCAGCCACCTGCAACTGGACGAGCGGATGCGGCGGCTGACGACCCGTGACCTACAGATGCTCGAAAGCCGCGTTCCACTACCGACGATCAAAGCGGTGATCGATCTGGCCGCTCAGATCGGCCGCGAGGGCCGTGAAGGCAAGCCGGTCGGAACCCTGTTCGTCGTCGGCGACACGCGGAAAGTGCTCGAACATTCTAACGATTCCGGTGTCGATCCGTTCCGCGGATACAACCGAACGTTCCGCAACCTGTTGGACGCAAAGGTCCAAGACGATGCGAAAGAGATCGCCCAGCTCGATGGCGCCTTCGTTGTCGGCAGTGACGGCGTGATCGAACGCAGTCGCCAGATGCTGGAAGTCTCGCACGAAGACCTAACGATGACCAAGGGGCTCGGGGCTCGCCACTGGGCAGCCGCGGCAGTGACTCGCAAAACGAAAGCCATCTCGGTCGTCGTCAGCCAATCGACCGGCACGGTTCGTTTGTACCAAGACGGTAACCTGGTGATGCGGATCGAACCGATGGAAAAAGCGGTGACGTGGCAAGAGTTTGCGTTCGAGCCGCCATCGTCCTCGCACCAACCCGAATCGTGA
- a CDS encoding tetratricopeptide repeat protein — MSSTTLQQAWKIHQSGDVARAEAIYRGVIDASPRDADAWVYLGIALFDGRQFADSADAYRKAIKIKPVYPIAWNNLGNSLRMSGEVDEADRCFQTSLDQDPRYLSALKNRGTLWIWTGDIDRGLHWYEQGLAIDPDNAELHRNLGVIELLRGNYDVGWQHYRWRWKMPGLYRPKTAAPIWNGEPITGKTVLLYPEQGLGDAIHFVRVAKTMVDRGATVILQCAKKLIPLFTSTANSLGVTRLIADADVPPPVDYQVSMIEAIDVLYQVDGRINYRTDLIKPNDGYLNVSQELVEYWRRWLDDNTTGRRIGINWQGNPQHHADVYRSVPLSILEPLSKRDDVTLVNLQFGFGAEQLETCNFGDRIVRLPDHLDATEGAFTDTTAILANLDGVITTDTAIAHLSGAVGADVTMMLGRVPDWRWLQTGESTPWYPTMKLVRQQELGNWRDVVGRLIEP, encoded by the coding sequence ATGTCGTCTACGACCCTGCAACAAGCTTGGAAGATCCATCAGAGCGGCGATGTCGCCCGCGCCGAGGCGATCTATCGCGGCGTGATCGATGCGTCACCTAGGGACGCCGATGCGTGGGTGTATCTGGGCATCGCACTGTTCGACGGGCGACAGTTTGCCGATTCCGCCGACGCGTACCGCAAAGCGATCAAGATCAAACCCGTCTATCCCATCGCTTGGAACAACTTGGGCAACTCGCTGCGAATGTCGGGCGAAGTCGACGAAGCGGATCGGTGTTTTCAAACGTCGTTGGACCAAGATCCCCGCTACTTGTCGGCGCTGAAGAACCGCGGAACCCTATGGATCTGGACGGGAGACATCGACCGCGGGCTGCACTGGTACGAACAGGGTTTGGCCATCGATCCGGACAATGCCGAATTGCATCGCAACCTCGGTGTGATCGAACTGCTGCGAGGCAACTACGACGTCGGTTGGCAGCACTACCGGTGGCGATGGAAGATGCCGGGCCTGTATCGCCCAAAAACCGCGGCGCCGATTTGGAACGGCGAACCCATCACCGGAAAAACGGTGCTGCTGTATCCGGAACAGGGACTCGGTGACGCGATCCACTTTGTCCGAGTCGCCAAAACGATGGTGGACCGCGGCGCGACGGTGATTTTGCAGTGCGCGAAAAAATTGATTCCATTGTTCACATCAACGGCCAATTCGTTGGGTGTGACGCGTTTGATCGCCGACGCAGACGTTCCGCCTCCGGTCGACTATCAAGTCTCGATGATCGAAGCGATCGATGTTCTGTATCAAGTCGATGGACGCATCAACTATCGCACCGACTTGATCAAACCGAACGATGGCTACCTGAACGTCTCGCAAGAATTGGTCGAGTACTGGCGACGTTGGCTCGACGACAACACGACCGGACGTCGCATCGGGATCAATTGGCAAGGCAACCCGCAACACCACGCAGACGTTTACCGCAGCGTGCCGCTATCGATCTTAGAACCCTTGTCGAAACGGGACGATGTGACGCTGGTCAATTTGCAGTTCGGTTTTGGTGCCGAGCAACTGGAAACCTGCAACTTCGGCGATCGCATCGTTCGCTTGCCCGATCACCTGGATGCCACCGAGGGTGCGTTTACCGATACGACGGCAATCCTTGCCAACCTGGACGGCGTGATCACAACGGACACCGCGATCGCCCACTTGTCCGGCGCCGTCGGCGCGGACGTGACGATGATGCTGGGCCGGGTGCCGGATTGGCGCTGGTTACAAACCGGCGAATCAACGCCCTGGTATCCAACGATGAAGTTGGTACGACAACAGGAACTTGGCAATTGGCGCGACGTCGTCGGAAGACTAATCGAGCCATAG
- a CDS encoding DinB family protein: MNTPPLPTAETAPAMLAAAIGQIEFARRYTLELLDATPRERWFDMPDGLPTNIAWQVGHLTVSQYGLLLFRIRGREPDDLELIPGKFRKAYGRGSVPNKDPSGQFSPDELLQRMARVYQLATDQLATVDVATLLEPVDMPYAAFPNKLGAILFCPMHEQIHCGHIGMLRRGLGLDPVR, encoded by the coding sequence ATGAACACGCCACCACTGCCCACTGCCGAGACCGCGCCCGCCATGCTGGCCGCGGCGATCGGACAGATCGAATTTGCTCGACGCTACACCCTCGAACTTCTCGACGCGACGCCTCGCGAGCGATGGTTCGACATGCCCGATGGCCTGCCCACGAATATCGCTTGGCAAGTCGGCCACCTGACGGTCAGCCAGTACGGCTTGTTGTTGTTTCGAATCCGCGGTCGCGAGCCCGACGATCTGGAATTGATCCCGGGCAAGTTTCGCAAAGCGTATGGGCGCGGGTCCGTGCCCAACAAAGATCCGTCGGGTCAATTCAGTCCCGACGAATTGCTGCAGCGCATGGCGCGCGTTTATCAATTGGCGACGGACCAGTTGGCGACGGTCGATGTGGCAACGCTGCTGGAACCGGTCGACATGCCCTATGCCGCGTTCCCAAACAAGCTGGGCGCGATCTTGTTCTGTCCAATGCACGAACAGATTCACTGCGGGCACATTGGCATGTTACGTCGCGGCCTGGGGTTAGATCCGGTTCGCTAA
- a CDS encoding sigma-70 family RNA polymerase sigma factor, translating to MFDTLLDDFESVDAQSTEAMTGGFRKLPADENEEGGSVEIASQADGEVQLDSPDELLSVDESESWSDDPVRMYLTQMGEIPLLTRKQEIELAKRIEETRRRFRTKLLENHFVLVEAYKTLKKVYRGQLPFDRTVQVSVTDRLEKEQILGRLPHNLRTLQTLLRRNRHDWKVSLSKSASQRRRAEAWRSLARRRRRAVRLIEELGLRTQRIETRIELLEKFSHRLTQIENEISDQKRTKHGREVREDLLRERRQILTACQETPTSLRNRVQMLNKVYGEYQQAKRELSEGNLRLVVSIAKKYRNRGLSFLDLIQEGNAGLMRAVDKFEYRRGFKFCTYATWWIRQAITRAVADQSRTIRIPVHMVETMSRVRNVARQLLQELGREPTIEETARRADVTVEEARRVLTMSRFPISLDRPVGNSEDSQFGDLLPDGTAESPQIGATQEMLRDRIAGVLKSLSYREREIIKLRYGLGDGYSYTLEEVGHIFKVTRERIRQIEAKAVRKLQQPSRSQDLVGFLD from the coding sequence TTGTTCGACACCCTATTGGACGACTTCGAGTCAGTCGACGCACAAAGCACCGAAGCGATGACCGGTGGCTTCCGTAAGCTGCCGGCTGATGAAAACGAAGAAGGCGGTTCGGTTGAAATCGCCAGTCAAGCCGATGGCGAAGTCCAATTGGACAGCCCCGACGAGTTGCTTTCGGTCGACGAAAGCGAATCATGGTCGGATGATCCGGTTCGGATGTACTTGACCCAGATGGGCGAAATTCCGCTCCTGACCCGGAAGCAAGAAATCGAACTTGCCAAACGGATCGAGGAAACTCGCCGTCGCTTCCGCACCAAATTGCTAGAAAATCACTTCGTCTTGGTCGAAGCTTATAAGACCCTGAAAAAGGTCTACCGTGGCCAATTGCCGTTCGATCGTACCGTCCAGGTTTCGGTCACCGACCGTCTGGAAAAGGAACAGATCCTCGGCCGCTTGCCGCACAACCTGCGAACATTGCAAACGCTGCTTCGTCGCAACCGTCACGATTGGAAGGTTTCGCTTTCCAAGAGTGCGTCCCAGCGTCGTCGCGCCGAAGCTTGGCGTTCGCTCGCCCGTCGTCGTCGTCGCGCGGTCCGGTTGATCGAAGAACTCGGTCTACGGACCCAGCGGATCGAGACCCGTATCGAGTTGCTGGAAAAGTTCTCGCATCGTTTAACGCAGATCGAAAACGAGATCAGCGATCAAAAACGAACCAAGCACGGTCGCGAAGTCCGCGAGGACTTGCTGCGTGAGCGTCGCCAAATTTTGACCGCGTGCCAAGAAACACCGACGTCGCTTCGCAACCGAGTTCAAATGCTGAACAAGGTTTACGGCGAGTATCAACAAGCCAAACGCGAACTCAGCGAAGGTAACTTGCGTTTGGTCGTTTCGATTGCCAAGAAGTATCGCAACCGTGGCCTATCGTTCTTGGACTTGATCCAAGAAGGAAACGCGGGCTTGATGCGGGCGGTCGACAAGTTCGAATACCGTCGTGGCTTCAAGTTCTGTACGTACGCGACTTGGTGGATTCGACAAGCGATCACTCGCGCCGTCGCCGACCAAAGCCGAACGATCCGAATTCCGGTTCACATGGTCGAAACCATGTCGCGAGTTCGCAACGTTGCTCGACAATTGCTGCAAGAACTCGGTCGTGAACCCACGATCGAAGAAACCGCTCGTCGTGCAGACGTTACCGTCGAGGAAGCTCGCCGCGTTTTGACGATGTCGCGTTTCCCAATCTCGTTGGATCGTCCGGTCGGCAACAGCGAAGACAGCCAGTTCGGCGACCTGCTGCCCGACGGAACAGCGGAAAGCCCGCAGATCGGTGCGACGCAAGAAATGCTTCGCGATCGTATCGCCGGTGTGTTGAAGTCGTTGTCGTACCGCGAACGCGAAATCATCAAACTGCGTTACGGCCTGGGCGACGGCTACAGCTACACGCTCGAAGAAGTCGGTCATATCTTCAAGGTCACCCGCGAACGTATTCGACAAATCGAAGCCAAGGCTGTCCGCAAACTGCAACAACCCAGCCGCAGCCAAGATCTGGTCGGTTTCTTGGACTAA
- a CDS encoding SAM-dependent methyltransferase: MSDLEIIDESIYDHPKYYDLVFNADCAAEVKFIVGCGTKHCTGKTNRLFEPACGTGRLLYSLAKRDYDVAGLDLNAKAVDFCNARFRKAGRPEPAFVADMADFRVKRKYDIAFNTINSFRHLGTEKASREHLVCMGEAVRVGGLYLLGVHLTPTDVPPSETESWSARRGHLAINTHMWTNSRDKKTRIERFGIRFDVHSPTRSFRIVDELVLRSYTPRQMDRLIESSGCWEVVETYDFAYDLSEPIEVDSTTEDVVYVLRRTKKRA, encoded by the coding sequence GTGAGCGACCTTGAGATCATCGACGAGTCGATTTACGACCATCCCAAGTATTACGACTTGGTTTTCAATGCCGATTGTGCCGCAGAAGTGAAGTTCATCGTCGGTTGTGGAACGAAGCACTGCACCGGCAAGACGAATCGCTTGTTCGAACCGGCGTGTGGTACGGGGCGACTGCTCTACTCACTCGCCAAGCGAGATTACGACGTCGCCGGGCTCGACTTGAACGCGAAAGCCGTCGATTTTTGCAATGCGAGATTCCGAAAAGCCGGACGCCCCGAACCGGCATTCGTTGCCGACATGGCTGACTTTCGCGTTAAACGCAAATACGACATCGCATTCAACACGATCAACAGCTTTCGGCATTTGGGGACCGAGAAAGCGTCGCGCGAGCACCTGGTTTGCATGGGCGAAGCCGTTCGCGTCGGCGGACTGTATTTGCTGGGCGTCCACTTAACGCCAACGGATGTTCCCCCCAGCGAAACCGAATCGTGGTCAGCACGTCGCGGTCACCTGGCGATCAACACGCATATGTGGACAAATTCGCGTGACAAGAAGACACGGATCGAGCGATTCGGCATTCGCTTCGACGTCCACAGTCCGACGCGAAGTTTTCGCATCGTCGACGAACTGGTACTGCGAAGCTACACGCCGCGACAGATGGACCGCTTGATCGAATCGAGCGGATGTTGGGAGGTCGTTGAAACGTATGACTTTGCATACGACTTGAGTGAACCGATCGAAGTCGACTCAACCACCGAAGACGTGGTTTACGTTCTGCGACGCACCAAAAAACGGGCTTGA